One Cellulomonas sp. Y8 DNA segment encodes these proteins:
- a CDS encoding PQQ-binding-like beta-propeller repeat protein: MAGPEAMQEVVLGEEPGASAGTAASGADPAGDARRRARRRTLLRWWPVGALAVLAVVAVQVVQDARERDRVAAARTVEGVVRYDVGPELRTVPLDEGETDPRLTGGVLAGDLRVAGERVDFGRPRAVSAVDARSGATSWRTEVETQAEATAQPTMRPPECWAAGGSGDAAEAASAGGSVTRVRCLVVDRPATLTGDGGWREDPPTRSRLLTLDAASGAVLADREVAPQTAAAADDALLVLGEVVDERTVRFTAEDVATQEPLWSTELADLLVDPVFDPHLELAHDHLLVWVGGRQRVLGTADGALQADGTQIWVGRGGGLLVQDGDPGSVRLAGPDGSGTAVVPALPVQLAVDDGSVPGLEVLSAVVGGDRSLRAVEAGSGRTVWQAGLDGATDGTVLLLGGVLYGVDATAVWAIDARDGRPLWRTVRATGPDGEPVRDVSNVWLSPLTDGRSLLLVEQDDDGGAELIAWSLRSGAEAWRTALPAEADGWAYAVDGALYGGGERPVRIGG; the protein is encoded by the coding sequence ATGGCCGGCCCGGAGGCGATGCAGGAGGTCGTGCTCGGCGAGGAGCCGGGCGCCTCGGCCGGCACCGCCGCGTCGGGGGCCGACCCCGCGGGCGACGCCCGCCGGCGGGCACGGCGGCGGACGCTGCTGCGCTGGTGGCCCGTGGGTGCCCTGGCGGTCCTGGCCGTCGTGGCGGTGCAGGTCGTGCAGGACGCGCGGGAGCGGGACCGGGTGGCCGCGGCGCGGACCGTCGAGGGCGTCGTCCGGTACGACGTCGGGCCGGAGCTGCGCACCGTGCCCCTCGACGAGGGGGAGACCGACCCGCGCCTGACGGGCGGCGTCCTCGCCGGGGACCTCCGGGTGGCAGGCGAGCGGGTCGACTTCGGGCGGCCGCGGGCCGTCTCGGCCGTCGACGCCCGCAGCGGTGCGACGTCCTGGCGGACCGAGGTGGAGACGCAGGCGGAGGCGACCGCGCAGCCCACGATGCGTCCGCCGGAGTGCTGGGCGGCCGGCGGGAGCGGCGACGCCGCCGAGGCCGCGAGCGCCGGCGGGTCGGTGACGCGCGTGCGCTGCCTCGTGGTGGACCGCCCGGCCACGCTCACGGGCGACGGCGGGTGGCGGGAGGACCCGCCGACCCGCAGCAGGCTCCTGACCCTCGACGCCGCGTCGGGTGCCGTGCTCGCGGACCGGGAGGTCGCGCCGCAGACGGCGGCCGCCGCGGACGACGCGCTGCTCGTGCTGGGCGAGGTCGTCGACGAGCGGACCGTGCGGTTCACCGCCGAGGACGTGGCGACGCAGGAGCCGCTCTGGTCGACCGAGCTCGCCGACCTGCTGGTCGACCCGGTGTTCGACCCGCACCTCGAGCTGGCGCACGACCACCTGCTGGTCTGGGTCGGCGGGCGCCAGCGGGTGCTCGGGACGGCCGACGGCGCCCTGCAGGCGGACGGGACCCAGATCTGGGTCGGGCGCGGTGGTGGCCTGCTGGTGCAGGACGGCGACCCGGGCTCGGTCCGGCTGGCGGGCCCGGACGGCAGCGGGACGGCGGTCGTCCCCGCCCTGCCGGTGCAGCTGGCCGTCGACGACGGGTCGGTCCCGGGGCTGGAGGTGCTGTCCGCGGTGGTGGGTGGCGACCGCAGCCTCCGCGCGGTCGAGGCGGGCTCCGGGCGGACGGTGTGGCAGGCGGGCCTCGACGGGGCGACCGACGGGACCGTCCTGCTGCTCGGCGGCGTGCTGTACGGCGTCGACGCCACGGCGGTCTGGGCGATCGACGCCCGGGACGGCCGGCCGCTGTGGCGCACCGTGCGCGCGACGGGCCCGGACGGCGAGCCCGTGCGCGACGTCTCGAACGTCTGGCTCTCCCCGCTGACGGACGGCCGGTCGCTGCTGCTCGTCGAGCAGGACGACGACGGCGGCGCGGAGCTGATCGCGTGGTCGCTGCGCTCGGGTGCGGAGGCGTGGCGGACCGCGCTGCCGGCGGAGGCCGACGGGTGGGCGTACGCCGTGGACGGCGCGCTGTACGGCGGGGGCGAGCGCCCGGTCCGGATCGGCGGCTGA
- a CDS encoding helix-turn-helix transcriptional regulator, producing the protein MPIVVRIDVELARRKMSVGEFAERVGLTPANVAVLKNGRAKAVRFSTLDAMCRVLECQPGDLLEWVEDDPTAG; encoded by the coding sequence ATGCCGATCGTCGTGCGCATCGACGTCGAGCTGGCCCGCCGCAAGATGAGCGTCGGCGAGTTCGCCGAGCGGGTGGGCCTCACGCCCGCGAACGTCGCCGTGCTGAAGAACGGGCGGGCGAAGGCCGTCCGGTTCAGCACCCTCGACGCCATGTGCCGGGTCCTGGAGTGCCAGCCCGGGGACCTGCTGGAGTGGGTCGAGGACGACCCCACCGCGGGCTAG
- a CDS encoding epoxide hydrolase family protein, with product MPPVEHGPAPATPEPFAPRTDPAALDDLRRRLRATRWPDVPADAGWSAGVDVAWLRDLVRTWAEDFDWPAREAELNRLPRYRVRVGGLGVHVVHARAVGAAGPVLPLVLTHGWPDSFWRYSEVVDLLADPGAHGADPADAFDVVVPDLPGFGYSDRPEVALDSIAVAGLWAELMTTLGYHRFGAAGGDIGSHVTRYLALDHPDRVVAVHRTDAGMPGPHVDPGAVTDEERAWIAEGARWVAAEGAYAIAHRTKPDTLAVGLTDSPAGLAAWVGEKLRSWSGGRGDPEGALTRDQILTNLTIYWLTGTIGSSMRMYRANAAIPPEQLARRVEVPSGFAIYPDDVVRPPRAWLERSANAVRITEPPRGGHFAPIEQPEAYARELREFFRPFRAGGGGAAGY from the coding sequence ATGCCGCCCGTCGAGCACGGCCCCGCGCCCGCGACCCCCGAGCCGTTCGCCCCGCGCACCGACCCGGCCGCGCTCGACGACCTGCGCCGGCGGCTGCGCGCCACCCGCTGGCCCGACGTCCCGGCGGACGCGGGCTGGTCGGCCGGCGTGGACGTCGCCTGGCTGCGGGACCTGGTGCGCACCTGGGCCGAGGACTTCGACTGGCCGGCGCGCGAGGCGGAGCTCAACCGGCTGCCCCGGTACCGGGTGCGGGTCGGCGGGCTCGGCGTGCACGTGGTGCACGCCCGCGCGGTGGGCGCGGCGGGCCCGGTGCTGCCGCTCGTGCTGACGCACGGATGGCCCGACTCGTTCTGGCGGTACTCGGAGGTCGTGGACCTGCTCGCGGACCCCGGCGCGCACGGCGCGGACCCCGCCGACGCCTTCGACGTCGTGGTGCCGGACCTGCCCGGGTTCGGCTACTCCGACCGGCCCGAGGTCGCGCTCGACTCGATCGCGGTCGCCGGGTTGTGGGCGGAGCTCATGACGACGCTCGGCTACCACCGGTTCGGTGCCGCGGGCGGGGACATCGGCAGCCACGTCACCCGGTACCTCGCGCTCGACCACCCGGACCGGGTCGTCGCGGTGCACCGCACGGACGCGGGGATGCCGGGTCCGCACGTCGACCCCGGCGCGGTGACGGACGAGGAGCGCGCGTGGATCGCCGAGGGCGCGCGGTGGGTCGCGGCCGAGGGCGCGTACGCGATCGCGCACCGGACCAAGCCGGACACGCTGGCGGTCGGGCTGACCGACTCGCCCGCCGGGCTCGCGGCCTGGGTGGGCGAGAAGCTGCGGTCGTGGAGCGGCGGGCGCGGCGACCCGGAGGGGGCCCTGACCCGGGACCAGATCCTCACGAATCTGACGATCTACTGGCTGACCGGCACGATCGGGTCCTCGATGCGGATGTACCGGGCGAACGCCGCGATCCCGCCGGAGCAGCTGGCGCGGCGCGTCGAGGTGCCGTCCGGGTTCGCGATCTACCCCGACGACGTCGTGCGGCCGCCGCGCGCGTGGCTCGAGCGGAGCGCGAACGCGGTGCGGATCACCGAGCCGCCGCGCGGCGGGCACTTCGCCCCGATCGAGCAGCCCGAGGCGTACGCGCGGGAGCTGCGGGAGTTCTTCCGGCCGTTCCGGGCGGGCGGGGGCGGGGCGGCCGGGTACTGA
- a CDS encoding DUF2975 domain-containing protein — protein MTLDRWATALLRIALVVLFGILVVFQTLSLPGQFRYLAEQNPEDAALRWPATAITVFWVLCVQVVIVATWRLLTLVRRDRIFTEASLGWVDAIVWAVAAGWLVLVGVLLWVGLHADDPGLPMLLFLATAVVTVVALVLLVLRALLRQATALRTDLDQVI, from the coding sequence ATGACCCTCGACCGCTGGGCCACCGCCCTGCTCCGCATCGCCCTCGTCGTGCTCTTCGGCATCCTGGTCGTGTTCCAGACCCTCTCGCTGCCCGGCCAGTTCCGGTACCTCGCCGAGCAGAACCCCGAGGACGCCGCCCTCCGCTGGCCGGCGACCGCCATCACCGTGTTCTGGGTGCTGTGCGTGCAGGTGGTCATCGTCGCGACCTGGCGGCTGCTGACCCTGGTCCGGCGGGACCGGATCTTCACCGAGGCCTCGCTCGGCTGGGTGGACGCGATCGTGTGGGCCGTCGCCGCGGGCTGGCTGGTGCTGGTGGGGGTGCTGCTCTGGGTCGGCCTGCACGCGGACGACCCCGGCCTGCCGATGCTGCTGTTCCTCGCGACCGCCGTCGTCACCGTGGTCGCCCTGGTGCTGCTGGTGCTGCGGGCGCTGCTGCGCCAGGCCACCGCGCTGCGCACGGACCTGGACCAGGTCATCTGA
- a CDS encoding excinuclease ABC subunit UvrA: protein MTATRTEAAATPHVADSHDLIRVRGARENNLKEVDVEIPKRRLTAFTGVSGSGKSSLVFATIAAESQRMINETYSAFVQGFMPTLARPDVDVLDGLTTAIIVDQERMGANPRSTVGTVTDANAMLRIVFSRLGQPHIGSPQAFSFNVASVSGAGAVTFEKGGVATKERREFSVTGGMCPRCEGRGDVQDFDLTQLYDADRSLAGGALTVPGYTMDGWYGRIFAGSGFFDMDKPIRDFTKRELSDLLHKEPTKIKVEGINLTYEGIIPKIRKSMLVKDVDAMQPHIRAFVERAVTFTTCPDCGGTRLNEGARSSKIGGISIADACAMQISDLAAWVRDLHEPSVAPLLEALGETLDSFVEIGLGYLSLDRPSGTLSGGEAQRTKMIRHLGSSLTDVTYVFDEPTIGLHPHDIQRMNELLLRLRDKGNTVLVVEHKPEAIAVADHVVDLGPGAGTGGGEIVFQGTVEELRRSGTLTGRHLDDRASLKPSVRTRSGVLEVRGASSHNLKDVDVDLPLGVLTVVTGVAGSGKSSLIHGSVSKRDGVVAIDQGAIRGSRRSNPATYTGLLEPVRKAFAKANGVKPALFSANSAGACPTCNGAGVVYTDLGMMAGVATTCEECEGRRFQASVLEYTFGGKDISQVLAMSVTEAEAFFGEGDARTPAAHAVLDRLADVGLGYVSLGQPLTTLSGGERQRLKLATHMGEKGGVLVLDEPTTGLHLADVEQLLGLLDRLVDSGKSVIVIEHHQAVMAHADWIVDLGPGAGHDGGRIVFEGTPADLVAARSTLTGEHLAAYVGA, encoded by the coding sequence ATGACCGCCACGCGGACGGAGGCGGCGGCGACGCCGCACGTCGCCGACAGCCACGACCTGATCCGCGTGCGGGGCGCGCGGGAGAACAACCTCAAGGAGGTCGACGTCGAGATCCCGAAGCGCCGGCTCACCGCGTTCACCGGGGTGTCGGGGTCGGGCAAGAGCTCGCTGGTGTTCGCGACGATCGCCGCCGAGTCGCAGCGGATGATCAACGAGACGTACAGCGCGTTCGTGCAGGGCTTCATGCCGACGCTGGCCCGGCCGGACGTCGACGTCCTCGACGGGCTGACCACCGCGATCATCGTCGACCAGGAGCGGATGGGCGCGAACCCGCGGTCGACCGTCGGCACGGTCACGGACGCGAACGCGATGCTCCGGATCGTGTTCAGCCGGCTCGGGCAGCCGCACATCGGCTCGCCGCAGGCGTTCTCGTTCAACGTCGCGTCGGTGAGCGGCGCGGGCGCCGTGACGTTCGAGAAGGGCGGCGTCGCGACGAAGGAGCGACGCGAGTTCAGCGTCACCGGCGGCATGTGCCCGCGCTGCGAGGGCCGCGGGGACGTCCAGGACTTCGACCTCACCCAGCTGTACGACGCGGACAGGTCGCTCGCCGGCGGCGCGCTCACCGTGCCCGGCTACACGATGGACGGCTGGTACGGCCGGATCTTCGCCGGCAGCGGGTTCTTCGACATGGACAAGCCGATCCGCGACTTCACGAAGCGCGAGCTGTCGGACCTGCTCCACAAGGAGCCGACCAAGATCAAGGTCGAGGGCATCAACCTCACCTACGAGGGCATCATCCCGAAGATCCGGAAGTCGATGCTGGTCAAGGACGTCGACGCGATGCAGCCGCACATCCGGGCGTTCGTCGAGCGGGCCGTCACGTTCACCACCTGCCCCGACTGCGGCGGGACCCGGCTGAACGAGGGCGCGCGGTCGTCGAAGATCGGCGGGATCAGCATCGCGGACGCCTGCGCGATGCAGATCAGCGACCTCGCGGCCTGGGTCCGGGACCTGCACGAGCCGTCCGTGGCGCCGCTGCTGGAGGCGCTGGGGGAGACGCTCGACTCGTTCGTGGAGATCGGGCTCGGCTACCTGTCGCTCGACCGCCCCTCGGGGACGCTGTCCGGCGGCGAGGCGCAGCGGACCAAGATGATCCGGCACCTCGGGTCGTCGCTGACGGACGTGACCTACGTCTTCGACGAGCCGACGATCGGCCTGCACCCGCACGACATCCAGCGGATGAACGAGCTGCTGCTCCGGCTGCGGGACAAGGGCAACACGGTCCTGGTCGTCGAGCACAAGCCCGAGGCGATCGCCGTCGCCGACCACGTGGTCGACCTCGGACCCGGCGCCGGGACCGGCGGCGGGGAGATCGTGTTCCAGGGGACCGTCGAGGAGCTGCGGCGCAGCGGCACGCTGACCGGGCGGCACCTGGACGACCGGGCGTCGCTCAAGCCGTCGGTGCGCACGAGGTCGGGCGTGCTCGAGGTCCGGGGCGCGTCCTCGCACAACCTGAAGGACGTCGACGTCGACCTGCCGCTCGGCGTCCTCACGGTCGTCACCGGCGTGGCCGGGTCGGGGAAGTCGTCGCTGATCCACGGGTCGGTGTCGAAGCGGGACGGCGTCGTCGCGATCGACCAGGGCGCCATCCGGGGGTCGCGGCGCAGCAACCCGGCGACCTACACCGGGCTGCTGGAGCCGGTCCGCAAGGCGTTCGCGAAGGCGAACGGGGTGAAGCCCGCGCTGTTCTCGGCCAACTCGGCGGGCGCGTGCCCCACGTGCAACGGCGCGGGGGTCGTCTACACCGACCTCGGGATGATGGCCGGCGTCGCGACGACGTGCGAGGAGTGCGAGGGCCGACGGTTCCAGGCGTCGGTCCTGGAGTACACCTTCGGCGGCAAGGACATCAGCCAGGTGCTCGCCATGTCGGTCACCGAGGCGGAGGCGTTCTTCGGTGAGGGCGACGCCCGGACCCCGGCCGCGCACGCCGTGCTCGACCGGCTCGCCGACGTCGGCCTGGGCTACGTCAGCCTGGGCCAGCCGCTCACCACGCTGTCCGGCGGCGAGCGGCAGCGGCTCAAGCTCGCGACCCACATGGGGGAGAAGGGCGGCGTGCTCGTGCTCGACGAGCCGACGACCGGCCTGCACCTCGCGGACGTCGAGCAGCTGCTCGGGTTGCTCGACCGGCTGGTCGACTCCGGGAAGTCGGTCATCGTGATCGAGCACCACCAGGCCGTGATGGCGCACGCCGACTGGATCGTCGACCTCGGACCGGGCGCCGGGCACGACGGCGGCCGGATCGTGTTCGAGGGCACGCCGGCGGACCTCGTGGCGGCGCGGTCGACGCTCACCGGCGAGCACCTGGCGGCGTACGTGGGGGCCTGA